One Meiothermus sp. QL-1 DNA segment encodes these proteins:
- a CDS encoding ABC transporter permease, whose translation MRLSSRAREGSPWTGLWAVFFKEMADHLSSTRMRILEVLILLSAVGAVYSGAQVLRQTVGEDPFLLLRVFTAAQDPLPSFVAFLSFFLPLAAIALGFDAINSEYNRNTLSRVLAQPIYRDALLWGKFLAALATLAVILLALFLLVVGLSLIFLGVPPGGEEVARALLFLLATLAYAGVWLGIALVASVLFRSAATSALAAIAVWLFFALFWGIIAQLLAQAVAPYDPFNPESELRQAEALLAFSRVSPNTLYAEAIQALLNPGVRSLGPVLITQLQGALLGSPLPLGQSLLLAWPQLTGLIALTLLLFALTYVLFQRREVRA comes from the coding sequence ATGCGGCTTAGCTCGAGGGCCCGCGAAGGCTCGCCCTGGACGGGGCTCTGGGCTGTGTTTTTCAAGGAGATGGCCGACCACCTCTCGAGCACCCGGATGCGCATCCTGGAGGTGCTGATCCTGCTCTCGGCGGTGGGGGCGGTCTACTCGGGGGCCCAGGTGCTGCGCCAGACGGTGGGCGAAGACCCCTTCCTGCTTTTGCGGGTGTTCACCGCGGCGCAAGACCCCTTGCCCTCCTTCGTGGCTTTCCTGAGCTTTTTCTTACCCCTGGCGGCCATCGCCCTGGGCTTTGACGCCATCAACAGCGAGTACAACCGCAACACCCTCTCGCGGGTCCTGGCCCAGCCCATTTACCGCGACGCCCTGCTTTGGGGCAAGTTCCTAGCCGCTTTGGCCACCCTGGCGGTCATCCTGCTGGCCCTCTTTTTGCTGGTGGTGGGCCTGAGCCTCATCTTCCTGGGGGTACCCCCCGGGGGGGAGGAGGTGGCGCGGGCTCTGCTCTTCCTTCTGGCTACCCTGGCCTACGCCGGGGTCTGGCTGGGGATTGCCCTGGTGGCCTCGGTGCTCTTCCGCAGCGCAGCCACCTCGGCCCTGGCGGCCATCGCGGTCTGGCTTTTCTTCGCGCTGTTTTGGGGAATCATCGCCCAGCTTCTGGCCCAGGCCGTGGCCCCCTACGACCCCTTCAACCCGGAAAGCGAGCTGCGCCAGGCCGAGGCCCTGCTGGCTTTCTCCCGGGTTTCGCCCAACACCCTCTACGCCGAGGCCATTCAGGCCCTTCTGAACCCTGGGGTGCGGAGCCTGGGACCGGTGCTCATCACCCAGCTCCAGGGGGCCCTCCTGGGCTCGCCCCTTCCCCTGGGGCAGAGCCTCCTCCTGGCCTGGCCCCAGCTCACTGGGCTCATCGCCCTTACCCTGCTCCTCTTCGCCTTGACCTATGTGCTCTTCCAGCGGCGGGAGGTTCGGGCCTGA
- a CDS encoding iron ABC transporter permease — MRWLALPVLLFLALALFYPLGRIVALGLGEGFGQALADPYYLARLGWSLAYGLGSSLLCLLLALPLAYAFRYRFWGRGFWLAFSVVPFVLPPLVVAMGFLALVGPRGALGVNLYGTPWVLFWASALYNLGLVLRPLVALLPLLAPPLAAARTLGASPLRAYLRVGVPLLAPALLSSGSLVFLYSFTSFGVPLLLGGPGWATLEVATYQALAQRLAFPEASALVLMQIGVSALVLLGYLRLQGRLGVGLEGSEAPLVLPRGSALGLGLGVGAFFTALYSPLLALIWRALERPSAWVSVWQSPSFTPGLLALQNTLLFAALAMLAVIPLGFLYAYAVWRGARGLDLLGLIPLMVSPVAVGLGYLLVYPGLRGSLLLLLGAYALLSYPLLARALLPALQSLPPRVLEAARVLGAPPWRRFVRVEWPLVRPSALSGLALALAAGVGEFGATLTLQRPEWTTLSLAIYERLGRPGAQPFHEASVLALLLMLLCMALLLGLRPEPPAAGRAHRSRRRGAG; from the coding sequence ATGCGCTGGCTGGCCCTGCCGGTGCTTCTCTTCCTGGCGCTGGCGCTTTTCTACCCTCTGGGGCGGATTGTGGCCCTGGGGCTGGGGGAAGGCTTCGGGCAGGCCCTGGCCGACCCCTATTATCTGGCCCGGCTGGGCTGGAGCCTGGCCTACGGGCTGGGCTCCTCGCTGCTCTGCCTGCTGCTGGCCCTGCCGCTGGCCTATGCCTTTCGCTACCGGTTTTGGGGGCGGGGGTTCTGGCTGGCCTTCTCCGTGGTGCCCTTCGTCCTGCCCCCTCTGGTGGTAGCCATGGGCTTCTTGGCCCTGGTGGGGCCGCGGGGGGCGCTGGGGGTAAACCTCTACGGCACCCCCTGGGTTCTCTTCTGGGCCAGCGCGCTCTACAACCTGGGCCTGGTGCTGCGGCCGCTGGTGGCCCTGCTGCCCTTGCTGGCCCCTCCCCTGGCCGCGGCCCGCACCCTGGGGGCCAGCCCCCTGCGGGCCTACCTGCGGGTGGGGGTGCCCCTGCTGGCTCCGGCCCTTCTTTCCAGCGGCAGCCTGGTCTTCCTCTACAGCTTCACCAGCTTCGGGGTCCCGCTTCTTTTGGGAGGGCCGGGATGGGCCACGCTCGAGGTGGCTACCTACCAGGCCCTGGCACAGCGCCTGGCCTTTCCCGAGGCCAGCGCCCTGGTGCTGATGCAGATCGGGGTCAGCGCCCTGGTGCTGCTGGGCTACCTGCGGCTTCAAGGCCGGCTCGGGGTGGGCCTGGAGGGCAGCGAGGCGCCGCTTGTATTGCCACGGGGGAGCGCCCTGGGCCTAGGCCTGGGGGTGGGGGCCTTTTTCACCGCGCTCTACAGCCCCCTCCTGGCCCTCATCTGGCGGGCGCTAGAGCGGCCTTCGGCCTGGGTCTCGGTCTGGCAAAGCCCCAGCTTCACCCCAGGCCTCCTGGCCCTGCAGAATACCCTGCTCTTCGCCGCGCTGGCGATGCTGGCGGTGATTCCCCTGGGTTTCCTCTACGCCTACGCGGTCTGGCGGGGGGCCCGCGGGCTTGACCTGCTGGGGCTTATACCCCTGATGGTCTCACCGGTGGCGGTGGGGCTGGGCTACCTGCTGGTCTACCCGGGGCTGCGGGGCTCCTTGCTGCTGCTGTTGGGAGCCTACGCGCTTTTGAGCTACCCCCTGCTGGCCCGGGCCCTTCTGCCCGCGCTGCAAAGCTTGCCGCCGCGGGTGCTCGAGGCTGCCCGCGTGCTCGGTGCTCCCCCCTGGCGCCGCTTTGTGCGGGTGGAATGGCCCCTGGTCCGCCCCTCGGCCCTCTCGGGCCTGGCCCTGGCCCTGGCCGCCGGGGTGGGCGAGTTCGGGGCCACCCTCACCCTCCAGCGCCCTGAGTGGACCACCCTTTCGCTGGCCATCTACGAGCGGCTGGGCCGGCCGGGGGCCCAGCCCTTCCACGAGGCCAGCGTGCTGGCCCTGTTGCTGATGCTCCTCTGCATGGCGCTTTTGCTGGGGCTCAGGCCCGAACCTCCCGCCGCTGGAAGAGCACATAGGTCAAGGCGAAGAGGAGCAGGGTAA
- a CDS encoding thiamine ABC transporter substrate binding subunit → MYPNRWAFWLGLALAALAPALAQPPTLTILTHDSFSLDKNLVARFEREAGLRLRFLKGGDAGEMLNKAILSRSAPIADVIYGFDNTLLSRALEADILQPYRSPELASLRPELLLDQTFRATPVDFGYVALNYDRAYFKDRPLPQRFGDLAAPAFARLLVVQNPATSSPGLAFLLATVASFGEEGYLEFWEELRKNGVRVVSGWSEAYYTHFTRAGGDRPLVVSYSTSPAAELYYSEARPKPSEPPTANLFLPGSAFFQIEYVGILKGTRNLRAAQRFVDWLISRPVQENIPTEMWVYPARRDARLPEVFRFAEVPPQPARLSPQQIRQNRERWIREWTQVVLQGQSAQAVKARR, encoded by the coding sequence ATGTACCCCAACCGATGGGCCTTCTGGCTCGGTCTGGCGCTCGCCGCCCTGGCCCCTGCCCTAGCCCAGCCGCCCACCCTGACCATCCTCACCCACGACAGCTTCAGCCTGGACAAGAACCTGGTCGCCCGCTTCGAGCGGGAAGCGGGCCTCCGGCTGCGCTTTCTGAAAGGGGGCGACGCAGGGGAGATGCTCAACAAGGCCATCCTGAGCAGAAGCGCCCCCATTGCCGATGTGATCTACGGCTTCGACAATACCCTGCTCTCGCGCGCCCTGGAGGCCGATATCCTGCAGCCCTACCGCTCGCCCGAGCTGGCCAGCCTGCGCCCTGAACTCCTGCTCGACCAGACCTTCCGGGCCACCCCGGTGGACTTCGGCTACGTGGCCCTCAACTACGACCGGGCCTACTTCAAAGACCGCCCCCTGCCCCAGCGCTTCGGCGACCTGGCCGCTCCGGCCTTCGCCAGGCTGCTGGTGGTGCAGAACCCCGCCACCAGCTCGCCGGGGCTGGCCTTCTTGCTGGCCACGGTGGCTTCGTTCGGCGAGGAGGGCTACCTGGAGTTCTGGGAGGAGCTGCGCAAGAACGGGGTGCGGGTGGTGAGCGGGTGGAGCGAGGCCTACTACACCCACTTCACCCGTGCAGGGGGGGACCGACCCCTGGTGGTCTCCTACAGCACCAGCCCTGCCGCCGAGCTCTACTACAGCGAGGCCAGGCCCAAACCCAGCGAGCCGCCCACGGCCAACCTGTTCCTGCCCGGCAGCGCCTTTTTCCAAATCGAGTACGTGGGCATCCTGAAGGGGACCCGCAACCTGCGGGCGGCCCAGCGCTTCGTGGACTGGCTCATCTCGCGCCCGGTGCAGGAAAACATCCCCACCGAGATGTGGGTCTACCCGGCCCGGCGCGACGCCAGGCTGCCCGAGGTCTTCCGCTTTGCCGAGGTACCCCCCCAACCGGCCCGGCTCAGCCCCCAACAGATCCGGCAAAACCGCGAACGCTGGATCAGGGAGTGGACCCAGGTGGTGCTGCAGGGGCAAAGCGCCCAGGCGGTGAAGGCCCGGCGGTAG
- the ispE gene encoding 4-(cytidine 5'-diphospho)-2-C-methyl-D-erythritol kinase, with product MEVLAPAKVNLGLSVLGRRSDGYHELHTLFAALAVTDRLWIEAAPEGISLEVRGASLPSTQDNLVYRAAAAYLEAAGRPGGVRAVLEKRLPLASGLGGGSSNAAATLKALARLYPADLDLFALARQLGADVPFFLLGGLAEGRGIGERLTPLPFQAIHLVLVNPGLAVSSAEAYRGLTPAMWQPELDLPGILEALRAGAEPPYWNTLERPVFGLHPYLEQLKLELYRIGLRGVLLSGSGATLFGLAEDEDQARFLAQRLREKYPGFWIVATQTVS from the coding sequence GTGGAGGTCCTAGCCCCCGCCAAGGTCAACCTAGGGCTCTCGGTCCTGGGGCGCCGCAGCGATGGCTACCACGAGCTGCACACCCTCTTTGCCGCGCTGGCAGTGACCGATCGGCTCTGGATTGAAGCCGCCCCCGAGGGGATAAGCCTCGAGGTCAGGGGCGCTTCCCTCCCCTCCACCCAGGACAACCTGGTCTACCGGGCTGCAGCGGCCTACCTGGAGGCCGCGGGCCGGCCTGGGGGGGTGCGGGCGGTGCTGGAGAAAAGGCTGCCGCTGGCCTCAGGGCTTGGTGGGGGCTCCTCCAACGCCGCGGCCACGCTCAAGGCCCTGGCCCGGCTCTACCCTGCGGACCTTGACCTATTCGCCCTGGCCCGGCAGCTCGGGGCCGACGTGCCCTTCTTTCTCCTGGGGGGCCTGGCCGAGGGTAGGGGGATTGGGGAAAGGCTTACGCCCCTGCCCTTCCAGGCCATCCACCTGGTGCTGGTCAACCCGGGGCTGGCGGTCTCGTCGGCCGAGGCCTATCGGGGGCTGACCCCCGCGATGTGGCAGCCCGAGCTGGACCTGCCGGGCATCCTGGAAGCCCTTCGGGCCGGGGCCGAGCCCCCCTACTGGAATACCCTGGAAAGGCCCGTATTTGGCCTCCACCCCTACTTGGAGCAGCTCAAGCTCGAGCTCTACCGCATCGGCCTCAGGGGGGTGCTCCTCTCGGGCTCGGGCGCCACCCTCTTCGGCCTGGCCGAGGACGAGGACCAGGCCCGCTTCCTCGCCCAGCGGCTTCGCGAAAAGTACCCTGGCTTCTGGATTGTGGCCACCCAGACCGTAAGCTAG
- the ispD gene encoding 2-C-methyl-D-erythritol 4-phosphate cytidylyltransferase → MRVSVLLPAAGAGERIGRGPKAFLEVGGKTLLAWALEAFAWAEERVVALPPGRMVEGLPARVVPGGRTRQESVYHLLEAATGDVVLVHDVARPFVVQEAVRRLLAAVEQTGAATLVVPVPDTLVQEEEGRYGVVVPREHHRLVQTPQGFWRSLLWEAHQRARLENRVYTDDAQLVRAMGHPVALVEGDRRMFKVTYPEDLLLAEGVARLWRS, encoded by the coding sequence GTGAGGGTCTCGGTGTTGTTGCCGGCGGCGGGCGCGGGCGAGCGAATCGGGCGGGGACCCAAGGCCTTTTTGGAGGTGGGGGGCAAGACCCTGCTGGCCTGGGCCCTGGAGGCCTTCGCCTGGGCGGAGGAGCGGGTGGTGGCCCTGCCGCCTGGGAGGATGGTGGAGGGCCTACCGGCCAGGGTGGTGCCTGGGGGGCGCACCCGGCAGGAAAGCGTCTACCACCTGCTGGAAGCTGCCACAGGGGACGTGGTGCTGGTGCACGACGTGGCCCGGCCCTTCGTGGTGCAGGAGGCGGTGAGGCGGCTGCTGGCAGCGGTGGAGCAAACCGGGGCGGCCACCCTGGTGGTGCCGGTGCCCGACACGCTGGTGCAGGAGGAGGAGGGCCGGTACGGCGTGGTGGTGCCCCGCGAACACCACCGGTTGGTCCAGACCCCCCAGGGTTTCTGGCGGTCGCTCTTGTGGGAAGCCCACCAGCGGGCCCGCCTGGAAAACCGGGTCTACACCGATGACGCCCAGCTGGTGCGGGCCATGGGCCATCCGGTGGCCCTGGTGGAGGGCGACCGGCGGATGTTCAAGGTGACCTATCCCGAAGACCTGCTGCTGGCCGAGGGGGTGGCGCGGTTGTGGAGGTCCTAG
- a CDS encoding undecaprenyl-diphosphate phosphatase — protein MTVFEALILGILEGVTEFLPISSTGHLTLAAHLLGLDIAHDPFLKSFVVVIQLGAILAVLTLYFRRFLRDAEVWKRIILAFIPTGVLGFLLADVIENVFLGNDLVVVVNLVGVGVLLLFVDRWLERHKRYDDVNQVPPLQAMLIGFFQALAMMPGVSRSGATIVGGMALGMARRAAAEFSFILAVPTMLSATGFSLVRHLDEFRADSWLLLAVGFFSAFLAALLTVRWLLEFVSRSSFVPFAVYRIVVGVVYGVFFLR, from the coding sequence GTGACGGTTTTCGAGGCGCTCATCCTGGGGATTCTGGAGGGGGTCACCGAGTTTTTGCCCATCTCCTCCACCGGCCACCTGACCCTGGCGGCCCATCTTTTGGGGCTGGACATAGCCCACGACCCCTTTTTGAAGAGCTTCGTCGTGGTGATTCAACTGGGGGCCATCCTGGCCGTATTGACGCTCTATTTCAGGCGCTTTTTGCGCGATGCTGAGGTCTGGAAGCGCATCATTCTGGCCTTTATTCCCACCGGGGTGCTGGGTTTTTTGCTGGCCGATGTGATAGAAAACGTGTTTTTGGGCAACGACCTGGTGGTGGTGGTGAACCTGGTAGGGGTGGGGGTGCTCCTGCTTTTTGTGGACCGCTGGCTCGAGCGGCACAAGCGCTACGATGATGTGAACCAGGTGCCCCCTTTACAGGCCATGCTCATCGGCTTCTTCCAGGCCCTGGCCATGATGCCGGGGGTCTCGCGCAGCGGGGCCACCATCGTGGGGGGGATGGCCCTGGGCATGGCCCGCCGGGCTGCCGCGGAGTTCTCCTTTATTTTGGCGGTGCCCACCATGCTCTCGGCTACCGGGTTTTCCCTGGTGCGCCATCTGGATGAGTTCCGCGCCGATAGTTGGCTGCTGTTGGCGGTGGGCTTCTTTTCGGCCTTCCTGGCGGCTTTGCTCACCGTGCGCTGGTTGCTGGAATTCGTGAGCCGGAGCAGCTTCGTGCCCTTCGCCGTATACCGCATCGTGGTCGGGGTGGTCTACGGGGTTTTCTTCCTGCGCTAG
- a CDS encoding UbiX family flavin prenyltransferase, giving the protein MKRKRLVVGLSGASGMPYAIDLLQTLQRVPEVEVHLVMTPGAKRVLVEEAGQSVEAVEALAHVVHRSSDLGAAIASGSFRTLGMVVVPCSATTLAKIAHGLADNLLTRAAYVTLKERRPLVLVPREAPLPLPSLEAMVKAAQAGATILPAAPGFYHKPRRIEDLLAFLTQRVLDLFGLEYERAPRWGEVEELEL; this is encoded by the coding sequence ATGAAACGCAAGCGGCTCGTGGTGGGCCTCTCGGGCGCCTCGGGGATGCCCTACGCCATAGACCTGCTCCAGACCCTGCAGCGGGTGCCGGAGGTAGAGGTGCACCTGGTCATGACCCCAGGGGCCAAGCGGGTGCTGGTGGAAGAGGCGGGGCAGAGCGTGGAGGCGGTGGAGGCCCTGGCCCACGTGGTGCACCGTAGCAGCGACCTGGGTGCGGCCATCGCCTCGGGCAGTTTTCGCACCCTGGGCATGGTGGTGGTGCCCTGCAGCGCCACCACCCTGGCCAAGATCGCCCATGGCCTGGCCGACAACCTGCTCACCCGCGCGGCCTACGTGACCCTCAAGGAGCGCCGGCCGCTGGTCCTGGTGCCGCGCGAGGCCCCCCTACCCCTGCCCAGTCTGGAGGCCATGGTCAAGGCCGCCCAGGCTGGGGCCACCATTCTCCCGGCTGCGCCGGGCTTCTACCACAAGCCCAGGCGCATCGAGGACCTGCTGGCCTTCCTGACCCAGCGCGTGCTGGACCTCTTCGGCCTGGAGTACGAGCGGGCCCCGCGCTGGGGAGAGGTGGAGGAACTCGAGCTCTAG
- a CDS encoding sodium:alanine symporter family protein, translating into MDFLALNDLVNQAVYGPGMMLVFILVGLYLSVRAGFPQLTRLGVALRETLGAIRERSYSFGGQITPFQAAMVAMSATVGTGHLVGMVGAVLVGGPGAVLWMWLAYLVGMATKFAEAVLAVHFRRQYTDGSVMGGPMVYIRYGLGKRMAWLAALFALFTALAAFGIGNLTQAGAVGNALAQEFRVPPAITGLLLAVLVGVLLGGGIRRVARFAQFVVPVKLALFLLGVLPLLVLHLADIPRALALVFSSALSFEAVAGGAAGTAISLGLAEILKAGVGRGIFANEAGLGSAAIAHAQAQVDHPVRQGFWGLTEMLVSLLVTTLTALTFLASGLWERFLGGDRVEAARFLFAEHPLGVAMLALMLAVFALGTMVAWGFYGEEAAAYLFGEGIRWPYRLTFVAFAFVGPLGGLAALTSVADTLNGLMAIPNLIGLLLLGGLLGRLVQEFFQGLPWQPPDEE; encoded by the coding sequence ATGGACTTCCTCGCCCTCAACGACCTGGTCAACCAAGCCGTCTACGGTCCGGGCATGATGCTGGTCTTCATCCTGGTGGGCCTATACCTATCGGTCCGCGCCGGCTTTCCCCAGCTAACCCGCCTGGGGGTGGCGCTGCGCGAGACCCTGGGGGCCATCCGGGAGCGCTCCTATAGCTTCGGGGGCCAGATCACCCCCTTCCAGGCCGCCATGGTAGCGATGTCCGCCACGGTGGGCACCGGACACCTGGTGGGCATGGTGGGGGCGGTTCTGGTGGGGGGGCCTGGGGCGGTGCTCTGGATGTGGTTGGCCTACCTGGTGGGAATGGCCACCAAGTTCGCCGAAGCCGTGCTGGCGGTTCACTTTCGCCGCCAGTACACCGACGGCTCGGTCATGGGGGGGCCCATGGTCTACATCCGCTACGGACTGGGTAAGAGGATGGCCTGGCTTGCGGCCCTCTTCGCCCTCTTCACCGCCCTGGCCGCCTTTGGCATCGGGAACCTTACCCAGGCCGGAGCCGTGGGCAACGCGCTGGCCCAGGAGTTCCGGGTACCCCCGGCCATCACCGGGCTATTGCTGGCGGTGCTGGTGGGGGTGCTTCTGGGGGGGGGCATCCGCCGGGTGGCCCGCTTCGCCCAGTTCGTGGTGCCCGTCAAGCTGGCCCTCTTCCTGCTGGGGGTGCTGCCCCTCCTGGTCCTGCACCTGGCCGACATACCCCGGGCCCTGGCCCTGGTCTTCAGCTCTGCCCTGAGCTTCGAGGCCGTAGCGGGGGGCGCAGCCGGTACGGCCATCTCGCTGGGGCTTGCTGAGATCCTGAAGGCCGGGGTGGGGCGCGGCATCTTCGCCAATGAGGCCGGCCTGGGCTCGGCGGCCATTGCCCACGCCCAGGCCCAGGTAGACCATCCGGTGCGCCAGGGCTTTTGGGGGCTCACAGAGATGCTGGTGAGCCTCCTCGTAACCACCCTCACTGCCCTCACCTTCCTGGCCAGCGGGCTCTGGGAGCGCTTTTTGGGTGGGGACCGGGTGGAAGCGGCCCGCTTTCTCTTCGCCGAGCACCCCCTGGGGGTGGCCATGCTGGCCCTGATGCTGGCGGTCTTCGCCCTGGGCACCATGGTGGCCTGGGGCTTCTACGGCGAGGAGGCTGCGGCCTATCTCTTCGGCGAGGGCATCCGCTGGCCCTACCGGCTCACCTTCGTGGCCTTCGCCTTCGTGGGGCCTTTAGGCGGGCTGGCTGCCCTCACCAGCGTGGCCGACACCCTCAACGGCCTCATGGCCATCCCCAACCTGATCGGCCTTTTGCTCCTGGGGGGGCTTTTGGGCAGGCTGGTGCAGGAGTTCTTCCAGGGCCTCCCCTGGCAACCGCCCGACGAAGAATAG
- a CDS encoding DUF4388 domain-containing protein translates to MLSGNLAEFPLPRLLETLMGIRRGGALFIQPPQFTGALYLQDGQPIHAEAGPLRGLEALELLAGVRKAPFRFEAGLAAPAQSIEPSLQTHQILLHQLEAWRAIELPEDWGLVLLGHSVQPAELSPLELQVMAQAEGQSIAQVLLSGLRSPLELAQVLSKLLRQGLMRARPPLLVAPEALVVLPLYGKEQGAAVIDEELFLRWREQLGGEFWVCLRKAEPLAAARGRSSADQRIRALEARLHPTPRPHLQGRLGLFEADLRRLRLSRGITVEAWPEPYT, encoded by the coding sequence ATGCTTAGTGGAAACCTGGCCGAGTTTCCGCTCCCACGGCTGCTGGAAACCCTGATGGGCATCAGGCGAGGGGGTGCCCTCTTCATCCAGCCCCCCCAGTTCACCGGCGCCCTCTACCTGCAAGACGGCCAGCCGATTCACGCCGAGGCAGGGCCCCTGCGCGGTCTGGAAGCCCTGGAGCTGCTGGCCGGGGTGCGCAAGGCCCCCTTCCGCTTCGAGGCCGGCCTGGCCGCCCCGGCCCAGAGCATTGAGCCGAGCCTCCAGACCCACCAAATCCTCCTGCACCAGCTCGAGGCCTGGCGCGCCATCGAGCTGCCCGAGGACTGGGGCCTGGTGCTCCTCGGCCACAGCGTGCAGCCGGCCGAACTCAGCCCGCTGGAACTCCAGGTCATGGCCCAGGCCGAAGGGCAGTCCATCGCCCAGGTGCTGCTAAGCGGTCTCCGCTCGCCCCTCGAGCTGGCCCAGGTCCTCTCCAAGCTGCTTCGGCAGGGTCTCATGAGAGCGCGCCCCCCGCTTTTGGTGGCCCCCGAGGCGCTGGTGGTCCTCCCGCTCTACGGAAAGGAGCAGGGGGCGGCCGTCATCGACGAGGAACTCTTCCTTCGGTGGAGGGAGCAGCTCGGCGGGGAATTCTGGGTATGCCTGCGAAAGGCGGAACCCCTGGCCGCTGCCCGGGGGCGGAGCAGCGCGGACCAGCGCATCCGGGCGCTCGAGGCCCGCCTGCACCCCACACCCCGCCCCCACCTGCAGGGGCGGCTGGGCCTGTTCGAGGCCGATCTGCGCCGGCTACGCCTCAGCCGGGGAATAACCGTGGAGGCCTGGCCCGAACCTTACACTTAA
- a CDS encoding 3-dehydroquinate synthase family protein: protein MQQLAVRHPTPYPIWIGRGLEVPQAPGPRAMLYDQAVEAYALGIAQRLEIPIRLGIPGGEGAKSLSVYGRVLSWLAQAALPRDTTLYVVGGGSLTDLGGFVAATYLRGVAYLSLPTTTLAVVDASVGNKTGLNLPEGKNLVGAFHPPRGVYADLEALASLPQPLFKEGLVEAFKHGLIAGDTALLAVEALAPEAPGLEAYLARAVAVKVRVVEADPTEQGERRKLNLGHTLAHALEGATGGALSHGVAVAYGLLYAALLGRALGGDDLVPLVERLLHWLKPPPPPTLPWEALLPFLTRDKKKQSHTLHWVVPLAPGELRVQPVPEELLRDCYQAWLEQVPQ, encoded by the coding sequence ATGCAGCAGCTGGCCGTTAGGCATCCCACCCCCTACCCCATCTGGATTGGCCGCGGCCTGGAGGTGCCCCAGGCCCCGGGCCCCCGGGCTATGCTTTACGACCAGGCGGTGGAGGCCTACGCCCTGGGCATCGCCCAGAGGCTGGAGATTCCAATCCGGCTGGGCATTCCAGGTGGTGAAGGAGCCAAGAGCCTGTCGGTCTACGGCCGGGTGCTCTCCTGGCTGGCCCAGGCCGCCCTGCCCCGCGACACCACCCTCTACGTGGTGGGCGGGGGCAGCCTCACCGACCTGGGGGGCTTTGTGGCCGCCACCTACCTGCGGGGGGTGGCCTACCTGAGCCTGCCCACCACCACTCTGGCCGTGGTGGACGCCTCGGTGGGCAACAAAACCGGGCTTAACCTGCCCGAGGGCAAGAACCTGGTGGGGGCCTTCCACCCCCCCAGAGGGGTCTACGCCGACCTGGAGGCCCTCGCCAGCCTGCCCCAGCCCCTCTTCAAAGAGGGGCTGGTGGAGGCCTTCAAGCACGGCCTCATCGCCGGGGATACCGCGCTGCTGGCGGTCGAGGCCCTGGCCCCGGAAGCGCCCGGCCTGGAGGCCTACCTGGCCCGGGCGGTGGCGGTCAAGGTGAGGGTGGTGGAGGCCGACCCCACCGAGCAGGGAGAACGGCGCAAGCTCAACCTGGGGCACACCCTGGCCCACGCGCTGGAGGGGGCCACTGGGGGGGCGCTCTCGCACGGGGTGGCGGTGGCCTACGGCCTTCTGTACGCGGCCTTGCTGGGCCGGGCCCTGGGGGGGGACGACCTGGTGCCCCTGGTGGAGCGGCTGCTGCACTGGCTCAAGCCCCCTCCGCCCCCCACCCTTCCCTGGGAGGCGCTGCTTCCTTTCCTGACCCGCGACAAAAAGAAGCAGAGCCACACGCTCCACTGGGTCGTCCCGCTGGCCCCAGGGGAGCTCCGGGTACAACCGGTGCCCGAAGAGCTGCTAAGGGACTGCTACCAGGCCTGGCTCGAGCAGGTCCCGCAGTGA
- a CDS encoding shikimate kinase has protein sequence MIEIQRPVTWVALTGFMGVGKSRIGRELARALTLHFIDLDRYIERQMGLSVADIFHHLGEATFRQLEAEAVEELSRKDYLVLSLGGGTFVNPQNRARLLARGPVVALWASPGTILERVSRRPGERPMLKSPDPFARIQQLMREREPIYRQAHLHVSTEGRRIPEVVEEIIERLWDYAAAGR, from the coding sequence ATGATCGAGATCCAACGCCCTGTCACCTGGGTGGCCCTTACCGGGTTCATGGGGGTGGGCAAGAGCCGGATCGGCCGGGAGCTGGCGCGGGCCCTGACGCTTCACTTCATAGACCTGGACCGGTACATTGAACGGCAGATGGGCCTTTCAGTCGCCGACATCTTCCACCACCTGGGCGAGGCCACCTTCCGCCAGCTCGAGGCCGAAGCAGTGGAGGAGCTCAGCCGGAAGGACTACCTGGTGCTCTCCTTGGGCGGAGGCACCTTCGTGAACCCGCAAAACCGCGCCCGCCTTCTGGCCCGGGGACCGGTGGTGGCGCTCTGGGCCAGCCCTGGAACCATCCTTGAGCGCGTGAGCCGCCGGCCGGGCGAACGCCCCATGCTCAAAAGCCCCGACCCCTTCGCTCGCATACAGCAGCTCATGCGCGAGCGCGAGCCCATCTACCGCCAGGCCCACCTGCACGTCTCCACCGAGGGTCGGCGCATCCCCGAGGTGGTGGAGGAAATCATCGAGCGGCTTTGGGACTATGCAGCAGCTGGCCGTTAG